The Cottoperca gobio chromosome 15, fCotGob3.1, whole genome shotgun sequence genome segment TATACAGGTTCTGTGAAAACAAGCAGAAGACATTCAATCATCTGAAACCTGGTCAGCCAATAATCTATAGTCTATAATGCACACTCGAGTGAGACTGTAATAATCATattcaaattatattttcagATAGAaaagtttctctctctttcttgcttctCGGGTCAAATTTGTTTAACGGGACTATGTGTTAAGCCAAAATGCTGCTATTTTAGCCGGGTCTCTCGTAAAAGAAATAATATATTGCAAGAGAATTTCTGcttgaatacaataaaataaaaataataataataaataaaaaatctaaaaaacacAGCTGTAGCATCTCAATCAGGATGCACttctaaaaacattaaaaataatcttgtAAAATAAGACTAGCATACAATGCCTGTCAAAAACACAGCATTAGCACATTAACGTCACAAGAGTCAAAGCATGAACGTTTTACTTCCACGCCCAAAGCTATAACGCCATTATCCCTCTAAAAACTACGAATGAGAAACTGGTACGGTGTGGATAGAGCTGGTAACATTTAGAAATACTTCTACGGAACAACACTCAGTCGCTTTCTTTATCTGGAATAGTCATTCAGAGGACGGTCTGTCCCTGCATGCGCTAAGAGAGACCGTGCGATTAGAGGACAGGAACAGGTTCTAGAGAAGTGCAAACAACTCTTTGATCTCTTGTGTGAAGTAATGGGTCACCAATAAATCCCAAAACCTTTGCCCTCCTGACCCCGTGTTGCCCCCGAGGAGCCTACCATCCCAGCCCAcatcaaaccaaacaaacagcCCTCAGATCAGCCCTTCTACCTGAAACCACCGCTCTGTGATCTAAGAAGGCTCGACGGATTCAAAATGCACTAATAAGTACTGTAATCCAAAGGTGATACAGGACAGAGTAGCTTGAATATAATTTGTGTATTAGAAGTAGAGGATTTGAGAAAGTAAAAGTCTGTGTGCTGCAGGGACCTGTGTGGGAAACCGTCACAccaaaatgtgcaaaacacattaaatccaATGATGGCTTCTTCACCGGCCCCCCCTTCTGACAGCAGATTCTCTTTATTACACCAGCAGGGATGCTCTAAGAGGAGGGTCAGATTCACTAAATCTCCCcccatcgctctctctctcacacaccacTATGTTCAGTTATGATTTACTTGGGAATATTGCATTGACTTACAGTCAGCACCCAGAGGCTTACCATAACCTTAACCACAAGGCTTATATGTCTAACCCTCACCCTTTACTCTAACCTTAACCAAACCCTAATTATAACCGCAGCGCTCATCTTAACCAGTGATCTTAAAATCCTGCTTAGTTGGCTAAATGTCCTCAAAGGCATAGTTAAACCAGACCACACACTCCTCAGGATCTGCATCTCTTGTCTCATTTCTGATCCAGGAAGCTATGTGAAGTCTGGAAAACTACTGGTGTCAAAACACCCACTTTAGGCTATGGGGACAATAACTATACAATTCATATGTTAAGACAATATACAATCATCTGTTATGTGTTAAAAATCCCTACTACCGTGTTCCCTGTCTTATACTGCAGGTGTatgttatgtgttacatgtatGTTTCCCATGATACTGCACTGTGTTTAAGCATTTTGCATGGCATCTAAAAAGGAAATTGGctcaagcagcagcagaactaAGTGATTCATGGTGTTAACATTACCTTTGTATGTGCTCCCGAGATGAGTTACAACAGTGGCTCGGTGGAAACATTTAATCTTGTCCTCGAGCGAGTGAATCTACCgtggaaaaacacacacgcatgcacagattaataattaaaaagagagCTATTTGACCCCTGTGGGTTAATTCTATGCGTTAGTCTAATTGTTGCGTGGGACATAAGCACAGCCTTTTGTTGATCATCCTCGGGCGATGTTTGTGAGAATGACGATGTGTGTGAGAAAACCTGTGGGAGGCGTTGCTGTGATTGTTTATAGGGTTAAACCAAATGTAAACAGATGTGCTTTGTTATTAAGTTGATGCAGCAGGAGAGCAGTAGCTCCTCGTGCTGGAGGCCACAGAATGCTGGGAATACACTGCATGGGATTTGGTGTTCACTTGTCCCCGCGAAGAGCACACACGGAGTTCGACACTCACTCTCTCAACAAAGCCCTGCTCCTTCAGCCGAGCCTCGCTCAGCAAAGTCGTCTTCTCGGCTAGCTGAGCCTGAGGTGGAGAAGGACGGAACATCGTCAGTGAGAACGGCAAGGTTTAAGGTGGAACAAGTAATGCAAGACACAAACAGTGCGTGTCCATCAATGATGTATGTTTTCAAGATCAAACAATTGTTTTACAGGGTTAAGGGGTTCAAATGTTATATGTCCGTAGAGACAGTGAAACGAGTGATGCTGGAGCCAGCAAACATACCTGTAGTTCTTCTGCGCTCATCTGTgcacaaataaagaagaaatataCTTTATGTTACAATAGAATGAAAAAGGTTTAGACAAAACTGTGAGGTgacaaatattcatatatacgCTATGGTGGGAGTTTTGTCCCCTCTGCCATAGCATCACTGTGTGTATGAAGGTGGACACACATGTTCCTTCATCCCGATCAACATGggcactgcagtttatttttgaatCAACCTCACATACGCAAAACTTGCTAGAGAATAGAATCTGTATTAATGCACCGATGAAAGTAGAGGCAACTTAGTCCCGTTTGAGTTATGTTTTGCACAAGCTACAATGCCCAGCTGCTTTTAGGgaattatttagcatttttaaagatgaaacCATATATTTTTGTGACCCATTTTGGGAGCCGCACATAGGTGGAAGATGTCAGAAAGGGATGAGAGATGGTGTTGGTCACAGAATAACACCGGCCATATCTTTTATTTGCACGGAACACAGTACTTGTGCCGTCTCCGTGgagagacacactgacacactgtctAAATCAAGAATGCTTTGCGAGGCCTGTAGTAAGGAAAGGCCTCCCTGAGCATGGACCCATCCAATCCACCCATAAAGTTATTACCTCACTAGGGAAAAatgcagcagagagagcagcataATTCTTTGTGTTGGTGTGCATCTGGACCCAGTTGTAAAGCTAGCAGAATCAGCCCAGGGGTCTCATGGCACCTCAACACCTGGGTTAAAACGTCTCGCTGGAGTACTTTTGTCCTATCTGGCCTCTTTCCAGCACGCACATATCGCCTGTGAGTATTGCTGTAGTATAAATCTGAGGCGGAGAATCACCCCGTATGATGATAATTGAGAACAGGGATCGAGGCTGGCTGCTGCCTCACAATCTCTGTTTTCCGAGGGGAACATTCCTGAGTGATTCAAACGAGCTTCCCAGCATCCGGCACGCTTTGGAGGCCAGCCACACGACCGGAGCGAGAGGAGACTGATCAGGAGAGTTTGTGAACAAATTGTCCCTGAGCTCTTATGCGGAATCCTTCAATTACAAAGTAAGACAAAAGGAAAAGGTAACCGATAACTGCCGAGGCTGTGAACCTGGATATGAACTTTCAAATAATAAAGGCATCCGAAAGGGCCTCGTGGCACGGACACAAAAATAAGTCTGGAATAGGTTGTCATTCAAAACTAGTAATGCTTCATCAGACAGACTTTTtcccagaggaggagagagagctgAAAAAGCTGATTTCATTCAGCCATTGTTATTTCATGCAGACATAAGTGACATCACAACGGCTGATGGTTTTAACAGCATCGCTATATAAATCCAATCTAAACCTCCATTCTCGTATATAATGGACTTTAATGACTGCAGGTATGATTTTCTACATCTGTGCAAACGGAAAAATTTTCCCAATACATCAAGCAGTAGTGACAGCAATCACAGATGTTTGACCTGGTGAATATGTTCAGTCGGTCAGAAATGTTTGTACCTCAGAAGTATCAAGGCCCTTTGCTTGCAACTCCTCCAGTTCTTTCTGAAACCTGCCACACTCGGTcccccatctcctcctctcgactctggaaaagaagaaagaacgGCCGAGTCATTTCCTGCGTTTCATCTCAGCATCACAACTCAAGTATGTTGGTTTTAATCACTTGCTGCCTCAGGACATCCCATTCTTAATTATGTTATGACACCAATTTCATACCACACTCTGACCGGTTttccctaatatatatatatatatatatataaaatcatacAGAAGGCATTCATTGATAATTAAGTCAAGATTTGTTTAGACCAGAAGCTCGACCAGGGAGGGGCCTGCAGATGATATGGAGACAGATCTTTAAGTAGTAGAATTTATCATttgatttaatatataaatacacatattaagTCAGCCATAACACCCAAACAGTGTTGTGTTTAAGAATGTGTGAAAACAAGTTAATCAACAGTTGAATAATTAGAAAAAAGGTCACGGATAAGTAGCTaacaaataaacagcagaaaGATAGATAGTTAAAGTTAAGTAGCTAAAAGTACTGGAtaacagattaaataaacaTCCTCCTTCTGTCACTAAGTGATATGGtagaaatacaaacattacCTGTTtatcaaataatatttaaaaataaattcaaatggaTTTGGTGATGGTCATGATGGTTGGTGTCGATGCTATGGAGGCATGTCTTACAAAAGAGGTTAAGAAGCACTGCTTCAGAGTAAGAGTGGTGCGCCTGCCAACAACTGCACTGACGGCTTCCAAATGACGGGGTGGGAGTTCATTTCCTTTCCACGATTAACTTACTGTGTAAATAGGGTCTTGTGTGAAGCTTTGAAGCTCATCGTTTTACAGTACCTGTAATACCTCTTCATATTTCTGAACAGTTCTGTGCAAATCATCCTCCTTCTGGTCAATCACCTTCCTCAGCTGACAGGCTTCTTCACTATGGCTGCTGAGGAGCTCCGCCTCTACGGTCTGGGCCTTCTCTGTGTCGAGGAAGGGAGAGAAGCCAGAGTTAGCACATAAAAAAGTAACCACGTCATATTCCAAACCGCTCAGTCACATCCCATCTGGAATGCAACACGATTTAACCGAAGAGGAAACAAGGGAACATGGCAGTTCAGACGCCACTGTTTCCAAATGCAATGATCCCTTCATTTTGTTCCACCCATTGTCCAGATTAAAAAATGCgtcatgtgtttcatgtagtTATTCCACCCTACATGAAGGTCCTTCACTTTCAATTTTGTTATTTGCTTGACTGAAACAGAAGTAAAGTAGAGTACATTAAATCATTTCACCACAACAAAGAAGCATGATCACTTATTCCTCCCGCTTAACAACACAGCTGTAAATCTTGTTTAATTTCATGAATGACTTTCTCCCGCCTCACCGATGGTCTCCTTCACTGTTGTAACGAGCTCCCTCTCTTTCAAAGCCATCTGTGTGTGAACTCCCTCATTAACTGCTTGATAGCAGAATTGTGCTTCATCTCCAGATCTTCCAGCTCCAGTCTAttagagcagagaagagaaggacaTTTACTAACTTAGTTTTCACTAGCATGTTTCATTATCAATGATCAACTTGACATCGTAAACTTACTTCATCTGTTTCTCATTCTCGCCCAGCAACTCTTTCTTCATGTATTCTAGGTCCTGCTCGTGCTCCTTCCTCAGCAATCGGATGTCTTTCTGTAGCCTGACGAAGTCCTTGTGGATctgctctttctccttcttcactTGACTCAGATTGTTCTCGAGAGACTCCAGAGCATCACCGTCACTTCCTGCGTCGCAGAGTGTTTTGCATCACACTCTTGGTTTGCTGTACGCTGCTACATTCCACCTTCATCTCAGCTTCTGATGGATTTTGGACCTGCTTAATCATTTCTCGATGTTCATCAAGCTGGTCATCCTTTGCACATATTTCTTCTCTCAGGCAATTTATTTCTGCGAGAAGGTTTCCATTCTGCTCTTCTGCTTCCTTCAGCTTGGCCTCGATTTCGTGTAGCGCTGAGTCGGTTTCTTTGAGCTCGTCCTAGTTGCGCGCATCTCTCTGGAGTGAGGACAGCTTCTCTTCGTACACGTTTTTCAGTTCCTCtaaagacttttctttctcGAGCCTCTCAGAACTCAGAATCCGTTCAAGTTctttctcctgctcttcctTAAGCATGACGAGCGCTTCCTCGAGagcttttgttttctcctctagcgtttctgtgtgttgtttgcCGGACGCTTCATTGCTCTTGATTTCCTCCAGACCCGCCTGAAGAGCCTTGATCGCCTGCTCTTTCTCCTCGAGCTGCGAGGTGAGCTGTTTTTTAATCTGAGCAATTTTCTGCTCAGCTTTCTTCTTCAGCTCCGAGACTTTCCGAGCGCTCTCCGCAGATGACTTCTCCTCAGCTGCCTTCAGACTCTCCTCTTTGCTCTTGATAATCTCGTCGTTCACCCTTTCGAATTCCTCCCTTTGACTGTCGAGCTTGTGTTTGCACGTTTGGTTGTCTTCCTCGAGGGGAGCGAAGTTTCTCCACCATCTCCTGCTCCAAATTGCCATTCTGAGTGCACTGCATCTgggtctgctgcagctgctccaccaGCTCTCTCTTTTCATTCTCCCTAATGCCGTGTTGCTGTTTGAGGTCAGCCGTGAGTTGTTCGCACTCTTTTGTCTTCAGGGCTAACTGTTCCTGAAGCTCGCCAAGTCGACTGATGCAACTCTCCAGCTCCGAGGTGAGCCCGCCGAGCTTCTGCTCCTTCTCGCTCAACACTTGGTCCATCTCAGACTTGCTGATGGACTGATTGTCAATACTCGCCGTCAGCCTTTGCAGGGCTTCGTTCTTTTCGGAGATTTCTCGCTGCAGCTCATCAAGCCTGGTCTGCAGAGATGTAATAATGTGGTCGTTCTGGGTGAACTTGGTCTCTGCCTTCTTCTCGCTACTCCGACAAACTGTCCTGAGTGCTCTGCCTCCTCTGAAGCAGACGTTCTCTCTGCTCTAATCTCTCAATGGTCTCTTGCATTTGAGCAGCGGcctgctgtctctcctctttataCTGCTGGTTCAGCTGATTTATggcttcctccttctcttttatGCTACTTGCTAGTGATTTTTTCAAGTCACAGGTGAAAGCTTTCCAGGTTACTGATATGCAACTCGTTCGCTTTCATACTCTTCAGATATGAGTCGGTTTGCTTACTCAGCTCTTCAATTTTCAGAGCTTTCTCACCGATAGACTGAGAGTGACCATCTTCTCGTGCGTTTAAGGCTTTGACATGCTCGTGTGAGAGTTTACCTGAGCGGTCATCTGTTTCCAATGAAATGCATAGATTCTTATTCTCCTCCGTCTGCTGCGGAGATTCCCCTCCAAAGTGCAAATTCTATCTACTTTAGTGACGATGACGTTTTTGAGATTCACAACCCTTTTTCTGACTACACAGCAGTCTTTCTTTCAGCTCGTTCAGCCTACACTCAACTCTTTGACAGAGTTCATTAGATCCACACTCCACTTTAGACTGAACATCCTTACAGTGATGCTGCATTTGGTTTCTGATCACAATTAATTGCTGCTGGAAACTCAGCTTCCTTGGCTTGTAGCTGAACAGCAGT includes the following:
- the LOC115020258 gene encoding golgin subfamily A member 4-like; the encoded protein is MVTLSLSTRLDELQREISEKNEALQRLTASIDNQSISKSEMDQVLSEKEQKLGGLTSELESCISRLGELQEQRWWRNFAPLEEDNQTCKHKLDSQREEFERVNDEIIKSKEESLKAAEEKSSAESARKVSELKKKAEQKIAQIKKQLTSQLEEKEQAIKALQAGLEEIKSNEASGKQHTETLEEKTKALEEALVMLKEEQEKELERILSSERLEKEKSLEELKNVYEEKLSSLQRDA